The sequence ATCACAATGGAGATAACAGAAGCAAATATAGGGCGATAAATAAAAAATTTGCTCAACATACCAGTTTATTTATTGGGTGTACTACCTTGTCCTGCAAAATTTGGAGTTACGGGTAAACCTGGACGCGCTTTTTGAATTCCTTTGCTAATAAAAGTGTCAGTGTCTGTTATACCTTTGAGAATAATGCGTTTTCCATTATCCTGAAGTGGACCAAGCTCAACGTACCTTTTCTCGACCAGATTATCCTCACCTACCAGGTAGAGAAAACGACCGCCAAGATCTGTGGAAAGGGCTATTTCTTCAACTAAAAGTGCGTTATTGATTTTCTCCCCAGGCAGTCTTACCCGAGCGAAAAAACCGGGAAGTAAAAGACCTTTAGGATTTGGAAAAGCCGCTCGCACCTGAATGGTTCCCGTATCTATGTCAATCTGGTTATCAATATAGTCAGCGTATCCCTCAAAAGGTTCTTCTCTGCCTTCCACAAATAAAAGTGCTCCTGCTTGAACTTCATGTCCTTTTTCCTTACGCTTATCGGGATAGATACTACCAAGTCTCTGCAAGACTTTGCTGATGGTTCGCTCATTAACATCGAAGTAAGCATAAATAGGA comes from Verrucomicrobiota bacterium and encodes:
- a CDS encoding efflux RND transporter periplasmic adaptor subunit, whose translation is MVKKAEQRDITLYTEYTGTTVASETAEIKTRVSGYIEKILFEPSTEIKKNQPLFLIEPEPYRVARDRALAQLDSAKANLRSIDSELKRLEEALESDAVSKLEVTQTIAERDQGIAAITQAKADLRKAEIDLSYTEIKSPIEGLIGRNFVDVGNLVGTEGSTLLATVVKIDPIYAYFDVNERTISKVLQRLGSIYPDKRKEKGHEVQAGALLFVEGREEPFEGYADYIDNQIDIDTGTIQVRAAFPNPKGLLLPGFFARVRLPGEKINNALLVEEIALSTDLGGRFLYLVGEDNLVEKRYVELGPLQDNGKRIILKGITDTDTFISKGIQKARPGLPVTPNFAGQGSTPNK